One genomic segment of Nonomuraea coxensis DSM 45129 includes these proteins:
- a CDS encoding cytochrome P450, which produces MSGDDSRPVHTRRQGLDPADELRAAGTLSRITIGSGADAEATWLATGYAVVRQVLGDHQRFSTRRRWNQRDEIGGTGMFRPRELVGNLMDYDPPEHTRLRQKLTPGFTLRRMRRLTPSIERIVTERLDALERAGPPADLVRLVADEVPGAVLCELIGVPRDDRAMFLRLCHGHLDASRSQKRRAAAGAAFSRYLLAMIARERKDPGEGLLGAVLAEYGDTATDEELRGFCVQVMLAGDDNISGMIGLGVLALLSHPEQIAALSGDDQSADRAVDELIRYLTVPYAPTPRVAMEDVTIGDQVIKAGETVSCSLPMANRDPALLPDANRLDVRREPVPHVAFGHGIHHCLGAALARLELRTVYTALWRRFPTLRLADPGREPSFRLTTPAYGLTSLMVAW; this is translated from the coding sequence TTGAGTGGTGACGACTCGCGGCCCGTCCACACCCGGCGGCAGGGCTTGGACCCGGCGGACGAACTGCGCGCCGCCGGAACGTTGTCGAGGATCACCATCGGATCGGGCGCGGACGCGGAGGCCACCTGGCTGGCCACGGGGTACGCCGTCGTGCGGCAGGTGCTCGGCGATCACCAGCGGTTCAGCACCCGGCGCCGCTGGAACCAGCGGGACGAGATCGGCGGCACGGGCATGTTCCGGCCGCGTGAGCTGGTCGGGAACCTGATGGACTACGACCCGCCCGAGCACACGCGGCTCCGGCAGAAGCTGACGCCGGGATTCACGCTGCGCCGGATGCGGCGGCTGACGCCGTCCATCGAACGGATCGTGACCGAACGGCTCGACGCCCTGGAACGGGCGGGTCCCCCTGCGGACCTGGTCCGACTCGTCGCCGACGAGGTGCCAGGGGCCGTGCTGTGCGAGCTGATCGGGGTGCCACGAGACGACCGCGCCATGTTCCTGCGGTTGTGCCACGGGCATCTCGACGCCTCGCGAAGCCAGAAGCGGCGGGCGGCCGCCGGCGCGGCGTTCTCCCGCTACCTGCTGGCCATGATCGCCAGGGAACGGAAGGACCCCGGCGAGGGGCTCCTCGGAGCCGTCCTCGCCGAGTACGGTGACACGGCCACGGACGAGGAGCTGAGGGGCTTCTGCGTTCAGGTGATGCTGGCCGGCGACGACAACATCTCCGGCATGATCGGGCTGGGCGTGCTGGCGCTGCTCAGCCACCCCGAGCAGATCGCCGCGCTGAGCGGCGACGACCAGTCGGCGGATCGGGCGGTTGACGAGCTGATCCGGTATCTGACGGTCCCCTACGCCCCGACACCCCGGGTCGCGATGGAGGACGTCACCATCGGGGACCAGGTGATCAAGGCGGGGGAGACGGTCTCCTGCTCTCTCCCCATGGCCAACCGTGACCCCGCCCTGCTGCCGGACGCGAACCGCCTCGACGTCCGGCGCGAGCCCGTCCCCCATGTCGCGTTCGGGCACGGCATCCATCATTGCCTGGGAGCCGCGCTGGCCCGCCTCGAACTGCGAACGGTCTACACCGCCCTGTGGCGTCGTTTTCCCACGCTGAGGCTCGCGGATCCCGGCCGGGAACCCAGCTTCCGGCTGACCACCCCCGCGTACGGACTGACCAGTCTGATGGTCGCCTGGTGA
- a CDS encoding cytochrome P450 codes for MDDDSDGAPVVQPTANYMMRTHCDPHEDMFALRAHGPLVRIGGNAATQLRVDYVWQAMGYDVVRKILGDHENFTTRPRWSSARSIAAEPIPPNLVGQLSVYDPPEHTRLRGMLTPEFTARRIRRLEPAMQDLIDERIDEMEAEGPPADVQALFADPVGAGVLCELLGIPRDDRIEFIRRVRQNVDLSRGFKARAADSAAFDRYLNGLVTRQRKDPDDGFIGMLVREHGEEVTDDELKGVLTALILGGVETVAGMIGFGVLALLDHPGQRQPLFAGREEADRVVSELLRFLSPVQQPNPRLAVRDVVVDGHRIKAGDYVLCSILMANRDEALTPDANVLDVSRDGGSHVGFGHGIHYCIGAAVARTLLRMAYQTLWRRLPGLRLAVPAEEVKFRNAFIDCPDQLPVTW; via the coding sequence ATGGATGACGACAGTGACGGCGCGCCGGTCGTGCAGCCGACAGCGAACTACATGATGAGAACGCATTGTGATCCGCATGAGGACATGTTCGCGCTCAGGGCGCACGGCCCGCTGGTCCGAATAGGCGGGAACGCGGCCACTCAATTGCGCGTGGACTATGTCTGGCAGGCCATGGGATACGACGTCGTGCGCAAAATACTCGGTGACCACGAGAACTTCACGACGCGTCCCCGGTGGAGTTCGGCGCGGTCGATCGCCGCGGAGCCCATTCCGCCGAATCTCGTCGGTCAGTTGTCGGTTTACGACCCGCCCGAGCACACGCGGCTGCGGGGGATGCTGACCCCGGAGTTCACGGCCCGCCGGATCCGCCGGCTGGAGCCCGCCATGCAGGACCTCATCGATGAGCGCATCGACGAGATGGAGGCCGAGGGACCGCCCGCGGACGTCCAGGCGCTGTTCGCCGATCCGGTCGGCGCGGGAGTTCTGTGCGAGCTGCTCGGCATCCCGCGCGACGACCGCATCGAGTTCATCCGGCGTGTCAGGCAGAACGTCGATCTCAGCCGCGGATTCAAGGCCAGGGCGGCCGACAGCGCGGCGTTCGACCGGTACCTGAACGGCCTCGTCACCCGGCAGCGGAAGGACCCCGACGACGGATTCATCGGCATGCTCGTGCGAGAGCACGGAGAAGAGGTCACGGACGACGAGCTGAAGGGCGTGCTCACGGCGCTGATCCTCGGCGGTGTCGAAACCGTCGCGGGAATGATCGGCTTCGGGGTGCTCGCGCTCCTGGACCATCCCGGCCAGCGGCAGCCGCTCTTCGCCGGACGCGAGGAAGCCGATCGCGTGGTCAGCGAGCTGCTGCGTTTCCTGTCGCCCGTGCAGCAGCCGAATCCGCGGCTGGCCGTCCGCGACGTGGTCGTCGACGGCCATCGGATCAAGGCAGGAGATTACGTCCTGTGCTCGATCCTGATGGCGAACCGGGACGAGGCGCTGACGCCGGACGCCAATGTCCTCGACGTGAGCCGTGACGGCGGCTCGCACGTCGGGTTCGGGCACGGCATCCACTACTGCATAGGCGCGGCGGTGGCACGGACGCTGCTGCGCATGGCCTATCAGACCTTGTGGCGCCGGCTCCCCGGGCTGCGCCTGGCGGTGCCCGCCGAGGAAGTGAAGTTCCGCAACGCGTTCATCGACTGCCCGGACCAGCTGCCGGTCACCTGGTAG
- a CDS encoding tryptophan 7-halogenase has product MEEFDVVVAGGGPGGSTVASLVAMQGHRVLLLEKEVFPRYQIGESLLPSTVHGVCRMLGVTDELAAAGFPVKRGGTFRWGARPEPWTFSFSVSPRITGPTTYAYQVERARFDEILLNNAKRKGVVVREGHSVTEVIEDGERVTGLRYVGPDGGEHAVSARFVIDASGNKSRLYSSVGGTRNYSEFFRSLALFGYFEGGKRLAAPYSGNILSVAFDSGWFWYIPLSDTLTSVGAVVRREMAEKIQGDREKALTALIAECPLISEYLAPARRVTTGKYGQLRVRKDYSYHQTTFWRPGMILVGDAACFVDPVFSSGVHLATYSGLLAARSINSILAGDVDEKTALIEFETRYRREYSVYYEFLLAFYQMNVNEESYFWHAKKVTNNKEYSELESFVDLVGGLSSGEAALAASGRIAERSAEFAAAIDEMADGDDASMVPLFKSQVVKQVMQEGGQEQMRAVLGEDAEPELPLFPGGLVTSPDGMRWLPYRPA; this is encoded by the coding sequence GTGGAAGAGTTCGACGTGGTGGTCGCCGGGGGCGGCCCGGGCGGTTCGACCGTGGCGTCACTGGTGGCCATGCAGGGCCATCGGGTGCTGCTGCTGGAGAAGGAGGTCTTCCCGCGGTACCAGATCGGTGAGTCGTTGCTGCCCTCGACCGTGCACGGCGTGTGCCGGATGCTCGGCGTGACCGACGAGCTCGCGGCGGCCGGGTTCCCCGTGAAGCGAGGAGGCACGTTCCGGTGGGGGGCGCGGCCGGAGCCGTGGACCTTCTCCTTCTCCGTCTCTCCGCGGATCACGGGTCCGACGACTTACGCCTACCAGGTGGAGCGGGCGCGGTTCGACGAGATCCTGCTCAACAACGCCAAACGCAAAGGCGTGGTGGTGCGGGAGGGACATTCGGTCACCGAGGTGATCGAAGACGGTGAACGCGTCACCGGCCTGCGGTACGTCGGCCCTGACGGTGGCGAGCACGCGGTGTCCGCGCGTTTCGTGATCGACGCGTCGGGCAACAAGAGCCGGTTGTACTCCAGCGTCGGCGGCACCCGGAACTATTCGGAGTTCTTCCGCAGCCTGGCGCTCTTCGGCTACTTCGAGGGCGGCAAACGGCTGGCGGCTCCGTACTCGGGCAACATCCTGAGCGTCGCCTTCGACAGCGGCTGGTTCTGGTACATCCCGCTGAGCGACACGCTGACCAGCGTGGGCGCGGTGGTGCGCCGGGAGATGGCGGAGAAGATCCAGGGAGATCGGGAGAAGGCGCTCACCGCCCTGATCGCCGAATGTCCGCTGATCTCGGAATACCTCGCGCCGGCCCGCCGGGTGACGACCGGAAAGTACGGGCAGCTGCGGGTCCGCAAGGACTACTCCTACCACCAGACGACGTTCTGGCGGCCCGGGATGATCCTGGTGGGCGATGCCGCGTGCTTCGTCGATCCGGTGTTCTCCTCCGGGGTGCACCTGGCCACCTACAGCGGCCTGCTGGCGGCCCGGTCGATCAACAGCATCCTGGCCGGTGACGTGGACGAGAAGACCGCCCTCATCGAGTTCGAGACCCGGTATCGCCGCGAGTACAGCGTGTATTACGAATTCCTTCTGGCGTTCTACCAGATGAACGTGAACGAGGAATCGTATTTCTGGCACGCCAAGAAGGTCACCAACAACAAGGAGTACTCCGAGCTGGAGTCGTTCGTCGACCTGGTGGGCGGTTTGTCCTCCGGTGAGGCGGCGCTGGCGGCCTCAGGCCGGATCGCCGAGCGCAGCGCCGAGTTCGCCGCGGCCATCGACGAGATGGCCGACGGCGACGATGCCAGCATGGTGCCGCTGTTCAAGTCACAGGTGGTCAAACAGGTGATGCAGGAGGGCGGGCAGGAGCAGATGAGGGCGGTGCTCGGCGAGGACGCCGAACCCGAGCTGCCGCTGTTCCCCGGCGGGCTGGTGACCTCACCCGACGGAATGAGATGGCTCCCCTACCGTCCCGCGTAA
- a CDS encoding glycosyltransferase has product MRVLLSTSGSRGDVEPLLALAVRLRALGAETRMCAPPDCAERLAEVGVPLVPVGTSMRAMMHGKRPPSPGDMPRLDAEAIAAQLDQVPPAAEGCDVVVVSGVLSAAVGVRSVAEKLGIPYVYVFYCPIYVPSPYYPPPPPLGEPPARDGTDNRVLWDRNNQGAYQRFGDALNSRRASIGLPPVEDVFAYGYTDHPLLAADPVLAPLRRTDLDVVQTGAWIMPDERPLPAEVEAFLKAGPPPVHVEFGSGPAPADAARAAIEAIRAHGHRVIVSRGWAGLVPPDDRSDCLTVGEVNHQALFGRVAAVVHAGSAGITTAVTRAGAPQVVVPQMTDQPYYAGRVAELGIGVAHDGRAPTVEALSAALATALAPETRARALDVAGKIRADGATVAAKLLLDAARNRTE; this is encoded by the coding sequence ATGCGCGTGTTGTTGTCGACGTCGGGATCACGCGGGGACGTCGAACCGCTCCTGGCGCTGGCGGTGCGGCTGCGGGCGCTCGGCGCGGAGACACGGATGTGCGCACCGCCGGACTGCGCGGAGCGACTGGCCGAGGTCGGGGTGCCACTGGTGCCGGTCGGCACGTCGATGCGCGCGATGATGCACGGGAAGAGGCCGCCCTCACCCGGGGACATGCCCCGGCTCGACGCCGAGGCGATCGCCGCGCAGCTCGACCAGGTCCCGCCGGCCGCCGAAGGGTGTGACGTGGTGGTGGTGAGCGGCGTGCTGTCGGCGGCGGTCGGCGTCCGGTCGGTGGCCGAGAAGCTGGGCATCCCTTACGTCTACGTCTTCTACTGCCCCATCTACGTGCCGTCGCCGTACTACCCGCCACCGCCGCCCCTCGGCGAGCCGCCCGCGCGGGACGGGACCGACAACCGGGTGCTGTGGGACCGGAACAACCAGGGCGCCTACCAGCGGTTCGGCGATGCGCTCAACAGCCGGCGGGCCTCGATCGGCCTGCCACCGGTGGAGGACGTCTTCGCCTACGGCTACACCGATCACCCCTTGCTGGCCGCGGACCCGGTCCTGGCCCCGCTGCGGCGGACCGACCTCGACGTCGTGCAGACCGGCGCGTGGATCATGCCCGACGAACGGCCCCTTCCCGCCGAGGTGGAGGCGTTCCTGAAGGCCGGCCCACCGCCGGTGCACGTGGAGTTCGGCAGCGGGCCCGCGCCCGCCGACGCCGCGAGAGCGGCCATCGAGGCGATCCGGGCCCATGGCCACCGGGTGATCGTCTCCCGTGGCTGGGCCGGTCTGGTCCCGCCCGACGACCGGAGCGACTGCCTCACCGTCGGCGAGGTGAACCACCAGGCGCTGTTCGGCCGGGTGGCCGCCGTCGTCCACGCCGGCAGCGCCGGCATCACGACCGCGGTCACCCGGGCAGGCGCCCCCCAGGTCGTGGTGCCCCAGATGACCGACCAGCCGTACTACGCCGGGAGGGTGGCCGAGCTGGGCATCGGGGTGGCACACGACGGACGGGCTCCGACCGTGGAGGCCCTGTCAGCCGCGCTCGCCACGGCTCTGGCTCCCGAGACCCGTGCGCGGGCGCTCGACGTGGCCGGGAAGATCCGCGCCGACGGTGCGACCGTGGCCGCGAAACTGCTGCTCGACGCGGCCCGGAACAGAACGGAGTGA
- a CDS encoding acyltransferase domain-containing protein → MDSESVRGELRLGENTRAWLSRIDELGPPPEPIRLPRGDEARELLRRLEVPDPDVEEIVAATPGPDRDPALWWLLERAHHEIVRHMGEVKVKVRGGPALPYETGAAARYFHVYVFLATIPALRRFHAARDIPEETTWETLTQLGESVAIHRRKYGEGGTHMPWWLTFLVRGLVYRLGRLQFSLVVTRDGTPVLGMHIPEAGGPLIPDIYYDSMRRARPFFDRHFPEHGARVATGTSWLLDPQLDEYLAEDSHILQLRRDWTLIDSEPEDGDDAILEFVFRYNGQPLEELPQRSALERAVVTHLKAGRHWHQLSGRIELP, encoded by the coding sequence ATGGATTCCGAGAGCGTACGCGGCGAGCTGCGGCTGGGGGAGAACACCAGGGCGTGGCTCTCCCGGATCGATGAGCTCGGACCGCCTCCCGAGCCGATACGGCTGCCGCGCGGCGACGAGGCGCGTGAGCTCCTGCGGCGCCTGGAGGTCCCGGATCCCGACGTCGAGGAGATCGTGGCGGCCACCCCCGGCCCGGATCGCGACCCGGCCCTGTGGTGGCTGCTCGAACGCGCCCACCACGAGATCGTCCGTCACATGGGCGAGGTCAAGGTGAAGGTGCGGGGCGGGCCGGCCCTGCCGTACGAGACCGGGGCCGCCGCACGCTACTTCCACGTGTACGTCTTCCTCGCGACGATCCCGGCGCTGCGCCGCTTCCACGCGGCACGGGACATCCCCGAGGAGACCACCTGGGAGACCCTGACGCAGCTGGGGGAATCGGTCGCGATCCATCGCCGCAAGTACGGCGAGGGCGGCACCCACATGCCGTGGTGGCTCACCTTCCTCGTACGCGGCTTGGTCTACCGGCTCGGCCGTCTCCAATTCAGCCTGGTCGTCACGAGGGACGGCACGCCCGTCCTCGGCATGCACATCCCCGAAGCGGGCGGACCGCTGATACCCGACATCTACTACGACTCGATGCGCCGTGCCCGCCCGTTCTTCGATCGGCATTTTCCCGAGCACGGCGCCCGGGTGGCGACGGGCACATCGTGGCTGCTCGATCCGCAGTTGGACGAGTATCTCGCCGAGGACTCCCACATCCTGCAGCTCAGACGCGACTGGACGCTCATCGACTCCGAACCGGAGGACGGGGACGACGCGATCCTGGAGTTCGTCTTCCGCTACAACGGCCAGCCGCTGGAGGAGCTTCCTCAACGCTCGGCGCTGGAGAGGGCGGTGGTCACGCATCTGAAGGCGGGGCGTCACTGGCACCAGCTCAGCGGCCGCATCGAGCTGCCCTAG
- the vanY-N gene encoding D,D-peptidase/D,D-carboxypeptidase VanY-N, whose protein sequence is MRRRRRPPATRAVVVQAGSGSEPRTLPPRARDGVYAAVTRLLAVLLLPAAFLRRPGRARELACGWALGMRFPAEDLTGLDDRARAAFTAARTEALWRHGQLIGLTSGYRDPVVQQRMFDEEVRRSGSVASARMFVAPPAESNHVKGIALDVRPHAGARWLEAHGARYDLYRIYDNEWWHFEYHPEHGGTPPRRLPHAGAGLVSRNGDQT, encoded by the coding sequence ATGAGGAGAAGACGACGGCCGCCCGCCACCCGTGCCGTGGTCGTCCAGGCCGGGAGCGGCAGCGAACCACGCACTCTCCCGCCTCGGGCCCGGGACGGGGTGTACGCCGCGGTCACGCGGCTGCTCGCCGTGCTCCTGCTGCCCGCGGCGTTCTTACGCCGGCCAGGCCGCGCCCGCGAGCTGGCCTGCGGCTGGGCCTTGGGCATGCGATTCCCGGCCGAGGACCTCACCGGGCTCGACGACAGGGCCAGGGCGGCGTTCACCGCGGCGCGGACCGAGGCGCTGTGGCGTCACGGCCAGCTCATCGGTCTCACGTCGGGATACCGCGATCCCGTCGTCCAGCAACGGATGTTCGACGAGGAGGTGCGCCGCTCCGGGTCCGTGGCCTCGGCCCGGATGTTCGTGGCGCCACCGGCGGAATCCAACCACGTCAAGGGCATAGCGCTGGACGTACGCCCCCACGCGGGCGCGCGCTGGCTTGAGGCGCACGGCGCCCGCTACGACCTCTACCGCATCTACGACAACGAGTGGTGGCACTTCGAGTACCACCCCGAGCACGGGGGCACGCCACCACGACGGCTGCCCCACGCCGGCGCGGGCCTGGTGAGCCGGAACGGGGACCAGACCTAG
- a CDS encoding response regulator transcription factor, producing MRVLVVEDQVDLAESVARVLRREGMAVDVSHDGDDAQERVSVIDYDVVVLDRDIPGVHGDDLCAQIAADGRRTRLLMLTASGTTADRVAGLSLGADDYLPKPFAYAELVARIRALGRRAHPPAPPILVHGDLRLDPAQRVAIRGGMRLPLTTKELAVLEHLLTARGRVVSAEELLERVWDEQADPFTTTVKATINRLRSKLGQPPMIETVPREGYRI from the coding sequence ATGCGCGTTCTGGTGGTGGAGGACCAAGTCGACCTGGCCGAGTCGGTGGCGCGGGTGCTGCGTCGCGAAGGCATGGCCGTCGATGTCAGTCACGACGGCGACGACGCCCAAGAGCGCGTCTCCGTGATCGACTACGACGTTGTGGTGCTCGATCGGGATATTCCCGGCGTCCACGGTGACGACCTCTGCGCTCAGATCGCCGCGGACGGTCGCAGGACCCGCCTGCTCATGCTCACCGCTTCCGGGACGACCGCCGACCGGGTGGCGGGCCTGAGCCTGGGCGCCGACGACTATCTGCCGAAGCCGTTCGCCTACGCCGAGCTGGTGGCGCGCATCCGCGCCCTGGGCAGGCGCGCGCATCCTCCCGCGCCGCCGATCCTGGTCCACGGCGATCTGCGGCTCGATCCGGCGCAGCGGGTGGCGATCAGGGGCGGCATGCGGCTGCCGCTGACCACCAAGGAGCTGGCCGTCCTGGAGCACCTGCTGACCGCGCGCGGCCGGGTGGTGTCGGCCGAGGAGCTGCTCGAACGGGTCTGGGACGAGCAGGCCGACCCGTTCACCACGACCGTGAAGGCGACGATCAACCGGCTCCGGTCGAAGCTCGGCCAGCCGCCGATGATCGAGACCGTCCCGCGCGAGGGATATCGCATCTGA
- a CDS encoding prephenate dehydrogenase: MTLEKTLIVGTGLIGTSAALALREKGVAVYLSDVDAHAVRTARALGAGQEWTGQSVDLALIAVPPPMVGQQLAELQTRRAARAYTDVTSVKVGPIADAERLGCDLTSYVPGHPLAGRERSGPAAARADLFLGRPWALCPHPETGADAVRLARELVSMCGAEAVTVGAGEHDMAVALVSHAPHVAASAVAARLKDGDDVALGLAGQGLRDVTRIAAGDPRLWRTILSRNALPVAGVLERIAADLAAAASALRSGDLDDVTDLLRRGVDGRGRIPDKHGGPARDYTVIQVVLQDRPGELARLFNAAGLADVNIEDVRLEHSAGLPVGVVEVSVRPEDTGRLAKALRFHGWHVPPVPGGNSGIDEA; the protein is encoded by the coding sequence GTGACCCTGGAGAAGACGCTCATCGTCGGCACGGGTCTGATCGGCACCTCGGCCGCGCTCGCCCTTCGCGAGAAGGGAGTGGCGGTCTACCTCTCCGACGTCGACGCGCATGCCGTACGGACGGCGCGAGCGCTCGGCGCGGGTCAGGAGTGGACCGGTCAGAGCGTGGACCTGGCGTTGATCGCCGTGCCCCCGCCCATGGTGGGGCAGCAACTGGCCGAGCTGCAGACGCGGCGGGCCGCGCGGGCGTACACCGATGTGACCAGTGTCAAGGTCGGTCCGATCGCCGACGCGGAGCGGCTCGGGTGCGACCTGACCTCCTACGTCCCTGGACACCCGCTCGCCGGCCGGGAGCGGTCCGGCCCGGCCGCCGCCCGCGCCGATCTGTTCCTCGGGCGCCCCTGGGCGCTCTGCCCCCACCCCGAGACCGGCGCGGATGCCGTACGGCTGGCCAGGGAACTGGTCTCGATGTGCGGCGCGGAGGCCGTCACCGTGGGGGCGGGCGAGCACGACATGGCGGTGGCTCTGGTGTCGCACGCCCCGCACGTGGCCGCGTCCGCGGTGGCGGCGCGCCTGAAGGACGGCGACGACGTCGCGCTGGGGCTGGCGGGACAGGGGCTGCGCGATGTGACGCGCATCGCCGCGGGGGATCCCCGGCTGTGGCGGACGATCCTTTCCCGGAACGCCCTGCCGGTGGCCGGGGTGCTGGAGCGGATCGCGGCCGATCTCGCCGCGGCGGCCTCGGCACTGCGGTCCGGCGATCTCGACGACGTGACGGATCTGCTGCGGCGTGGCGTGGACGGCCGCGGCCGGATCCCCGACAAGCACGGCGGCCCGGCGCGCGACTACACGGTGATCCAGGTGGTCCTGCAGGACCGGCCGGGAGAGCTGGCGAGGCTCTTCAACGCGGCGGGTCTCGCGGACGTCAACATCGAGGACGTCCGCCTGGAGCACTCGGCCGGCCTGCCGGTCGGCGTGGTCGAGGTCTCCGTGCGTCCGGAGGACACCGGCCGGCTCGCCAAGGCACTCCGCTTCCACGGCTGGCACGTCCCTCCGGTGCCCGGCGGAAACTCGGGGATCGACGAGGCGTGA
- a CDS encoding transposase family protein codes for MLFYRAALPLSPQTLSYLSGILRRHRKTINSPWRRLNPGQQALLVLVHLRKGETLAEVAAGFGVGIATAWRYIHEAIALLARRSPRLEQVLRAAKRAGYPYLVLDGTLIPIDRVAADRPYYSGKHKKHGMNIQILATPDGTPLWTSGSLPGSVHDLKAARIWGILRRLKAADLITLADKGYVGAGEHVRVPYKGRNKPASQKAANAAHAKLRGPGERANAQLKTWRILRKLRCCPLLAGQLVKAILVLQRREAG; via the coding sequence TTGCTGTTCTACCGCGCCGCGCTGCCGTTGTCACCTCAGACCCTGTCCTATCTGTCCGGCATCCTGCGCCGGCACCGCAAGACGATCAACTCGCCCTGGCGTCGCCTCAACCCCGGCCAACAAGCCCTGCTCGTCCTCGTCCACCTGCGCAAAGGCGAGACCCTGGCAGAGGTCGCCGCAGGCTTCGGCGTCGGCATCGCGACCGCCTGGCGCTACATCCATGAGGCCATCGCCCTGCTCGCCCGCCGCTCGCCCCGCCTGGAGCAGGTGTTACGCGCGGCCAAGCGGGCCGGCTACCCCTACCTGGTCCTGGACGGCACCCTCATCCCCATCGACCGCGTCGCCGCCGACCGGCCCTACTACTCCGGCAAACACAAGAAGCACGGCATGAACATCCAAATCCTGGCCACCCCCGACGGCACACCCTTGTGGACCTCCGGCTCCCTGCCCGGCTCCGTCCACGACCTCAAAGCCGCCCGGATCTGGGGCATCCTGCGCCGCCTCAAGGCCGCCGACCTGATCACCCTCGCCGACAAGGGCTACGTCGGAGCCGGCGAGCACGTACGCGTGCCCTACAAGGGCCGCAACAAGCCCGCCTCCCAGAAGGCCGCCAACGCCGCTCACGCCAAGCTCCGCGGACCGGGAGAACGGGCCAATGCACAACTGAAGACCTGGCGTATTCTGCGCAAACTCCGGTGCTGCCCACTCCTCGCAGGTCAGCTCGTCAAAGCGATCCTCGTCCTTCAGCGCCGCGAGGCGGGATGA
- a CDS encoding ParB/RepB/Spo0J family partition protein, with amino-acid sequence MYSPRTSGEDPEHVETLLSAQGELPPILVHRPTMRVIDGLHRLRVARVRGETKIAVRLIDGTESDAFVLAVEANVRHGLPLSLADRKRAAVQIIGTHPQWSDRRVASATGISAGTVADLRKRRGQDGDEARIGRDGRIRPVDSSEGRRLAAEIIRSHPDLSLRQVAKQVGISPETVRDVRGRLEQGESPIPDGSRRLRAKPESLRRPEQDFGHAGGRDRQAVLERLKADPALRLTETGRILLRMLSLHSIDGQEWERILRGVPPHWDAVVARCARDHAQIWAAFADRLEGRATDLAAG; translated from the coding sequence GTGTACTCACCACGAACCTCAGGTGAGGACCCGGAGCATGTCGAGACCCTGTTGTCGGCACAAGGGGAGCTTCCGCCCATTCTCGTCCACCGGCCAACGATGCGGGTGATCGACGGCCTGCACCGGTTGAGAGTGGCACGAGTCAGGGGCGAGACGAAAATCGCGGTAAGGCTGATCGACGGCACCGAGTCCGACGCCTTCGTGCTGGCCGTCGAGGCGAACGTGCGGCATGGGCTGCCGCTCTCACTGGCCGACCGCAAGCGTGCGGCCGTCCAGATCATCGGGACACATCCGCAATGGTCGGATCGGCGGGTGGCCTCGGCGACCGGCATATCCGCCGGCACGGTGGCCGACCTGCGTAAACGCAGAGGACAGGACGGGGACGAGGCCAGGATCGGGCGGGACGGGCGCATCCGTCCTGTCGACAGTTCGGAGGGGAGGAGACTCGCCGCCGAGATCATCCGCAGCCATCCGGACCTTTCGCTCCGCCAGGTCGCCAAACAGGTCGGCATCTCTCCGGAGACGGTCCGGGATGTGAGAGGCCGGCTGGAGCAGGGCGAGAGCCCGATCCCGGACGGAAGCAGGAGGCTGCGGGCCAAGCCGGAGTCACTGCGCCGGCCGGAACAGGACTTCGGCCACGCCGGGGGCCGGGACCGCCAGGCCGTGCTGGAACGGCTCAAGGCCGATCCCGCGCTGCGTCTGACCGAAACCGGGCGAATCCTGTTGCGAATGTTATCCTTGCACTCGATCGACGGGCAGGAATGGGAAAGAATCCTGCGGGGAGTTCCGCCGCATTGGGACGCCGTTGTCGCTAGATGCGCCAGGGACCATGCCCAGATCTGGGCGGCGTTCGCGGATCGCCTGGAGGGGCGCGCGACCGATCTGGCCGCCGGATGA